The Capra hircus breed San Clemente chromosome 22, ASM170441v1, whole genome shotgun sequence DNA segment aaaattaggaatgaagttgcttcatttgctattattttctcccattcagaaggctgtcttttcaccttgcttatattttcctttgttgtgcagaagcttttaattttcattagatcccatttgtttatttttgcttttatttccagaattctgggaggtggatcatagaggatcctgctgtgatttatgtctgagagtgttttgcctatgttctcctctaggagttttatagtttctggtcttacatttagatctttaatcctttttgagttaatttttgtgtgcggtgttagaaagtgatctagtttcattcttttacaagtggttgaccagttttcccagcaccacttgttaaagagattgtctttactccattgtatattcttgcctcctttgtcaaagataagctctccatatgtgtgtggatttatctctgggctttctattttgttccattgatctatatgtctgtctttgtgccagtaccatactgtcttgatgactgtggctttgtagtagagcctgaagtcaggcaagttgattcctccagttccattcttctttctcaagattgctttggctattcgaggttttttgtatttccatacaaatcttgaaattatttgttctagttctgtgaaaaatgttgctggtagcttgatagggattgcattgaatttgtaaattgctttgggtagtatactcattttcactatattgattattccgatccatgaacatggtatatttctccatctattagtgtcctctttgatttctttcatcagtgttttacagttttctatatataggtctttactttctttaggtagatatattcctaagtattttattcttttcgttgcaatggtgaatggaattgtttccttaatttctttttctactttctcattattcgtgtataggaatgcaagggatttctgtgtgttgattttatatcctgcaactttactatattcattgatgagctctagtaattttctggtggagtctttagggttttccatgtagaggatcatgtcatctgcaaacagtgagagttttacttcttcttttccaatttggattccttttatttatttttgtgctctaattgctgtggccaaaacttccagaactatgttgaatagtagcggtgaaagtggacacccttgtcttgttcctgactttagcggaaatgctttcaatttttcaccattgaggataatgtttgctgtgggtttgtcatagatagcttttattatgttgaggtatgttccttctattcctgctttctggagagtttttatcataaatggatgttgaattttgtcaaaggccttctctgcatctattgagataatcataataGATTAatcataatagcaaatgaagcaactgacaaacaactaatctcaaaaatatacaaacaacttctgcagctcaattccagaaaaatagatgacccaatcaaaaaatgggccaaagaactaaatagacatttctccaaagaagacatacggatggctaacaaacacatgaaaagatgctcaacatcactcattattagagaaatgcaaatcaaaaccacaatgaggtaccacttcacaccagtcagaatggctgcgatccaaacatctgcaagcaataaatgctggagagggtgtggagaaaagggaaccctcctacactgttggtgggaatgcaaactagtacagccactatggagaacagtgtggagattccttaaaaaattgcaaatagaactaccttatgacccagcaatcctactgctgggcatacacaccgaggaaaccagaattgaaagagacacatgtaccccaatgttcatcgcagcactgtgtataatagctaggacatggaaacaacctagatgtccatcagcagatgaatggataagaaagctgtggtacatatacacaatggagtattactcagccgttaaaaagaattcatttgaatcagttctgatgagatggatgaaactggagccgattatacagagtgaagtaagccagaaagaaaaacaccaatacagtatactaacacgtatatatggaatttaggaagatggcaatgacgaccctgtatgcaagacagggaaagagacacagatgtgtataatggacttttggactcagagggagagggagagggtgggatgatttgggagaatggcattgtaacatgtatactatcatgtaagaattgaatcgccagtctatgtctgacgcaggatacagcatgcttggagctggtgcatggggatgacccagagagatgttatggggagggaggtgggttcatgtttgggaacgcatgtaagaattaaagattttaaaatttaaaaaaaaaataataataaataaaacatgttaaatcttaaaaaaaaaaaaattaggaatgaaaatggagagatcacaacagacaacacagaaatacaaaggatcataagagactactatcagcagttgtatgccaataaaatggacaatgtggaagaaatggacaaattcttagaaaagtacaattttccaaaactgaaccaggaagaaatagaaaatcttaacagacccatcacaagcacggaaattgaaactgtaatcagaaatcttccagcaaacaaaagcccaggtccaaacggcttcacagctgaattctaccaaaaatttcgagaagagctaacacctatcctcctcaaactcttccagaaaattgcagaggaaggtaaacttccaaactcattctatgaggctaccatcaccctaataccaaaacctgacaaagatgtcacaaaaaaagaaaactacaggccaatatcactgatgaacatagatgcaaaaatcctcaacaaaattctagcaatcagaatccaacaacacattaaaaagatcatacaccatggaccaagtgggctttatcccagggatgcaaggattcttcaatatccacaaatcaatcaatgtaattcaccacattaacaaattgaaaaataaaaaccatatgattatctcaatagatgcagagaaggcctttgataaaattcaacatccatttatgataaaaactctccagaaagcaggaatagaaggaacatacctcaacataataaaagctatctatgacaaacccacagcaaacattatcctcaatggtgaaaaattgaaagcatttcccctaaagtcaggaacaagacaagggtgtccactttcaccactactattcaacatagttctggaagttttagccacagcaatcagagcagaaaaagaaagaaaaggaatccaaattggaaaagaagaagtaaaactctcactgtttgcagatgacatgatcctctacatggaaaaccctaaagactccaccagaaaattactagagctcatcaatgaatatagtaaagttgcaggatataaaatcaacacacagaaatcccttgcatcctatacacgaataatgagaaagtagaaaaagaaattaaggaaacaattccattcaccattgcaacgaaaagaataaaatacttaggaatatatctacctaaagaaagtaaagacctatatatagaaaactataaaacactgatgaaagaaatcaaagaggacactaatagatggagaaatataccatgttcatggatcggaataatcaatatagtgaaaatgagtatactacccaaagcaatttacaaattcaatgcaatccctatcaagctaccagccacatttttcacagaactagaacaaataatttcaggatttgtatggaaatacaaaaaacctcgaacagccaaagcaatcttgagaaagaagaatggaactggaggaatcaacttgcctgacttcaggctctactacaaagccacagtcatcaagacagtatggtactggcacaaagacagacatatagatcaatggaacaaaatagaaagcccagagataaatccacacacatatggagagcttatctttgacaaaggaggcaagaatatacaatggagtaaagacaatctctttaacaagtggtgctgggaaaactggtcaaccacttgtaaaagaatgaaactagatcactttctaacaccgcacacaaaaattaactcaaaatggattaaagatctaaatgtaagaccagaaactataaaactcctagaggagaacataggcaaaacactctcagacataaatcacagcaggatcctctatgattcacctcccagaattctggaaataaaagcaaaaataaacaaatgggatctaattaaaattaaaagcttctgctacaacaaaggaaaatataagcaaggtgaaaagacagccttctgaatgggagaaaataatagcaaatgaagcaactgacaaacaactaatctcaaaaatatacaagcaacttatgcagctcaattccagaaaaataaacgacccaatcaaaaaatgggccaaagaactaaatagacatttctccaaagaagacatacggatggctaacaaacacatgaaaagatgctcaacatcactcattattagagaaatgcaaatcaaaaccacaatgaggtaccacttcacaccagtcagaatgtctgcgatccaaaaatctgcaagcaataaatgctgcagagggtgtggagaaaagggaaccctcctacactgttggtgggaatgcaaactagtacagccactatggagaacagtatggagactccttaaaaaattgcaaatagaactaccttatgacccagcaatcccactgctgggcattcacaccaaggaaaccagaattgaaagagacacgtgtaccccaatgttcatcgcagcactgtttataatagccagaacacggaaacaacctagatgtccatcagcagatgaatggataagaaagctgtggtacatatacacaatggagtattactcagccattaaaaagaattcatttgaatcagttctgatgagatggatgaaactggagccgattatacagagtgaagtaagccagaaagaaaaacaccaatacagtatactaacacgtatatatggaatttaggaagatggcaatgacgaccctgtatgcaagacaggaaaaaagacacagatgtgtataacggacttttggactcagagggagagagagagggtgggatgatttgggagaatggcattctaacatatatactatcatgtaagaattaaatcgccagtctatgtctgacacaggatacagcatgcttgggggtggtgcatggggatgacccagagagatgttatggggagggaggtgggaggggggtttatgtttgggaacgcatgtaagaattaaagattttaaaatttaaaaaataaaaaactaaaaaaaaccctaaaaaaaactaaaaaaaaaaataagatcatggcttccCATCCCATTACCTcagggcaaacagatggggaaaaaatggaaatggtgacagactttactttcctcTCTCCAAAAATCACTCCAGATTGTGACTGTAATCAAGAAATTAAGACACTTTGCTCCTTGACAGAaaaactataacaaacctagacagcctattaaaaggcagagacatcactttgtcaacaaaggtctgtatactcaaagctgtgatttttcccgTAGGCACagatggatgtgggagttggaccataaagaaggctgagcgccaaagagctgatgctttctaactgtgctGGAGGGTCCCTGGGACAGCAGAGAGATCCTACTAGtcaatctaaaggagatcactgtttccacattcacgggaaagactgaggctgaagctgaacctccaatgatccggccacctgatgtgaagaactgacccactggaaaagaccctgatgctgggaaatactgagggcaggagaaggggacgacggaggatgaggtggttggatggcatcaccgcctcagtGGACGTGAACTTGAGCACACTTCAGACGGTGACAGCCGGAAGCATGCCTGGCACGCTGTAGaacatggtgtcacaaagagctggagacAGTTCAGTGACCGAACAAACTGCGGTTGCCGAGTATACCTCAGCCAAGTTTTAAAACTGTACCACCACCTTGCGTAGCCTTATGTGTGTAAATTTAATGCATATGTATTACATCTGTGCCACAAAGATGCTAACAGGGAGGTAACTGCATTCCATGTATGGCAGCAGGAGTATTAACTGCCTGAAAAATTAGGAATACATTGGAatcccaaggggaaaaaaaaacagttaagaaaaaagagaagctaaaagatGTCAGTTAAAAtggaattctaaaagaaatcctCAACATAGCTCTCAGTTGTAAACAGCAGCGGTGCCCTCCACCAGAGATCAGCGCTTCACCAGGCAGGCCTGCTCTGCTGGCTTTGCTGTGTGTGCGTTTCAGCTATCGCGGGTCATGGTGTGAGCGGGTGTGAGTTCCCTGCAACCCACATGCCCAGCGGGACAGGGTCAGCAGACAGGTGATGGAGTCAGGAGGTGGGCCCTCAGGAAGGGGAGCAGCGCTGCTGCAGGGGCCCACGAGCTCCTTCACCCTCCCAGCACGTGAAGACGCGGCGAGGGGGCGTGGGCCCTCACTGGACCCTGACCGTGCCGGCACGCTGATCTCGGacccccagcctccagaactgcaacAGTAAACACGCCTGTTGTTTTTAAGTCCCCTGGTCTGTGCTGTTTTGTTACAGCATCCGAAACAGGCTGAGAAACCGCGTACAGTGAGATGCATCGTGGGCACATCCGAGCTCGTGGTTCTGGGGACCGGAAACCTCCTCTGGAGAAACCACGTCTGCTGACGCAGCGAGAGACCTCGAGAGGGGCTCTTCCTGGGTTAATGGGAGGGTCTCACAGGAGAGCCTCACAGGAGCCGGAAGGGAGAGAGGCGGAGGTGGAGGGTGCTGCTCCCCGAAGCCGGGAGGGgcccacagccccagggagccatGCCTGCCCACACCTGGTTTGGGGCTCCCAGCCTGCAAACCATGGGGATGCCAGCGTCCGTTGTTTCTAGTCATCCCATCGGGGTCATGCTCCAGCAGCCACGGGAAACAAAGCCCAGGGTTCTGCTAACAGCCACTGTGCCCCCGCGACACGGTTCAGATTCCGTCCTCCGACCCAGGCCGCAGGAAGCACAGCCAGCTCTCCAGACCAGCCCACACACAGCACACGGGCGCGGGCAGGACCGACCGTCTGGAGCTCTTCTCACGCCTGTCAGTGCCTGGCCACCCAGCAGTGCCGTGTTGCCTCCTCGTTTCCCCGTGCTAAATCCTCAAGAGATCTGACGAAAACTGATGGAGAGGAAACTGGCCAAAAAGACAGGCGCGCAGCCAAGCAAACGGAGAGCAGCGCCTCTGGGGCGAGAGTGAAATCCGGCTTCTCAGCCCTCACCACGTTCAGGGCCCAGCAAATTCACCCCGATCCTCCCGCAGACGGAGAGTCCAGACCGGTCCTGAAGCCTCCACGCCTCCCGGCCCGGCCCCCGCCTGCCGTGGCTCGCCCGGCTAACAGGCTGACTGGTCTCCCCTCTTCCCCCGTCTCCTCTTTCAGGACATTCACAGCGGTTCAGTCACAGGTCATGCCAGTCCTCCGGTCAAAACCCCATGGCGGCTGCCCGCCTCGGCCAGAATGAAAGCGGGGTCCCACCCAGTGCCCCGAGCCCCGCACGAGCGGCCggccctcccttcccacccagcTCCGCCCTGCTGGTCCCAGCACCAGGCGCTCGCACCAGCCCCTCCCTCGGGTGGCCgctgcctccccttccccaggtctctgcttcctctgctgaGGCTCTCCGGGCTCCACCACGGACACTGCAAGCCCCTCACTTCCTGTCCCCATTCCCAGGCTTATTTCTCTCCTTAGTCCCACCGTCTCATATCCTGTTTATCTCATGGGTTTACTTGATTCAGTGGAATGTGGACGGTGTGCCGGCTGGGATGTCTGCCATTTGTTTAAAGCCGTATCCCCAGCAACTAGCAACAGTCTGTCATGCAGATCCTCCCAGCCATCTGCTGAATGAGCGATCAGGTAGGACAGGCCTACCTCAGCATCTCAAGCAGGATTTCAGGGGTATACTGCTCAGCTTCGGAACCAAAAGGCAAGCCCACTTCACCCTGGCCGCGCTCATCTCCACGCCCCCAGAGCCCGGCCCGCCGCCCGAGAGAGAGCAGACGCTGAGTGGCCTCAGGCCCCCACAGGCGAGGCCCCACCTGCCGCGCGACGGAAGGAGCCAGGCTGGCACCAGACCACGCTCGAGCTCACGGCACTTACCCCATTCCCTGCTTGAAAGCTTCAATCAGCTCATTCTTTTTGTTCTGATCTTCTACCCAGTACACACTTGGAATTACAAACTCTGAGATCACGCGGCATTCTGGACAAGACCTGCAACAAGCAGCGGGTTAGGAAGGGAGAGACTCAGTCACACACCCCATGCCCACTCCCCACTACACCTCGTGCTCAAGTGTGTGACCAGCCCGGTGCCTCTCACCCCTGAATTCTAAAAGGTACAAACACAATCCTCTAAGCCTAATCTACAGTTAAAACATGTTCAACAGTAAAGAgacaacctaattttaaaatgggGAAAGGATTTGAGTGGGCATTTCTCCacaatggccaacaagcacacgATGTTTAATACcattagttattagggaaatgcaaattaaaaccatactaaggtatcacttcacacttgCTAGGATGGCTAACATCAGAAATCAAGACAATTTCAaaataagtgttggcaagaatgtggagaaactggaatcctcCTACgttgctgaaagtgaaaagtcaaagtgaaagtcgctcagtcgtgtctgactctttgtgaccccgtggactatacagtccatggaattctcgaggccagaatactggactgggcagcctttccctctccagagcattgtccaaacccagggattgaacccaggtctcccggattgcaggcagactctttaccagctgagccacaaggcaagctcaagaacactggggtgggtagcctatcccttctctagcggatcttcccgacccagggattaaaccggggtctcccacactgcaggcgattctttacccactgagctatccgGGAAGCCCCTGGGGGTATAGAATGGTTCACccattttttttaacagactAAGCGCTTTGGGGCGtctttatctggctgtgctggtcttagcTGCAGCGCACGGAGTCCAGTGGCACACAGCATTGGGAGCTGCAGGGTGCCAGCTTGGCTgctccaaggcatatgggatctcagctccctgatgAAGGACTGAACGCACGTCCCTTGAGTCACAAGGTGGGTtgttcaccactggaccaccagggacatccctggttCAGCCACTTTGGACAGCAGTCTGGCAGGTTCTCAAAATGTAAGACACAGAGTTCCCATATGCTCAGCAACTGCGCTCCTAAGTGTATACCCAGAAGTATTGAAAGCAGGCAGGCaaacaaatacaataaatattCACAAGCACAAATAGCCAAAAGATGTAAATAGCCAAAAAGCCACTGTAATAGCCAACAGATAAAAACAACCCGGAAGCTCAACTGGTGATCACATAAACAAAACGCGGCCTCGGCACAGGATGAAACAATTACTCGGTCACCGAAAGGGAACAGTATGTTGGCTCATGCCACAACGAAGGTGAACTCTGACAACACGCTGAGTTGAGGAGCCAGACAGAAAGGCCTGCTATGGCAGGGTCCGCTTCACGTGGCCAGAACAGGCAACGTCAGACCAACACTGATttactgactgaaaccacccttggctattcactgaagcactgatgctgaagctgatgctccaatacttcgaTCACCTGATgaatggactcactggaaaagaccctgatgctgggaaagactgaaggcaggagaaggggacgacagaagacgagatggcgggatggcatcaccgactcaaaggacatgagtccgACAAGTTCTGcgagatggtgaaggccagggaggcctggcgtgctgcagtctgcggggtcacaaagaggcggacgcGCCTAAGCGCCCGAACGGCAGCAAAGCAGTCGCCAGGGCTGGAAGCAGGGATCAGGCAGTGACTCGAGGCcgagtgttttctttttaagatgatGAAAGTGTTCTAAAATTAGCCTATGTAACAGCTGCGCTACTCTGAACATAATACAAGTCCTCTGAGCTGTACAtttcatctcaataaagctgttacttCACCACACACATGTGTGACTTTAGGCCAGTCACCTGACCTCACCAGGCCTGAGTTTCCCTACACAAAGCGAGGGTGACGATCACGGGGTCACTGAGAGAATGACGACATAACGAGTGTGAAGTTTCTCACGCTGCACAACGTGTGGCGGCTTCTCCCTGTGGGCGAGCTTTGCTCCCTCCCGCTGAGGAGCTGAAGACTCCTGTGTTCCTATGTGTGGGTTCGCGCTCAGTAGAGCTGGAGCCAAGCCCTGTGCTCACTGAGGACACCCAGTGTCAGAGGCCACGTGGAATGGGCTTCGTGCCCCACTTCCCTCAGGCTTCAAGTGGCCCCTATATGGCAGATGAAGACAAAGACAGGCAGCTGTCCTAAGGGCAGACCGCCAGTCACGTGAGCACCAGAGCCCAGTGGGCCCTCTCGCACAGGGGTGCCTGCTGAGGTCCCCCCAGCACCGCAGACGCCTGCAGGAACTGACACCCACATTTAAAAGGAGAAGGCATCAGGGCtcaggggggaggggggggtggtCTGCAACTTGCTCAAGGCCCTGCAGCCCGGAAGACGAGGAAGGCTTCAGAGCAGACAGATCTTAGAAGGTCCCGGGTCGAGCCTCCTCCCAGCGTCTACAGCTCAGGCCCCAGCTGCACTTACTTGATGATGGGGTTTTCAAACTGCTTGGCACACCGCCACTGCCGGATGCAGGACAGGCAGTACGTGTGGTTGCAGCTGGAGAGGATCCCGAACCTCCGCTCCGAGGCCGACGCCTTCTCCAGGATCACCTCCATGCAGATGCTGCAGGCCTTGTCCTGGCTTGCCTGGAGGGCGAAGGCCTTCTCCATCTCGCGTTCGAATGCTGACATGCAGACCTGACGTacggggggggggtggtgggggtgggggggagcctGAGGCCTGGGAGCAGCTGGCGCCCACGCGGCCCAGCTTGGGCAGGAGGGCCGGGGACCCAGGCTGCCGAGGCAGGGCCTGCGTCCGGGACACAGCGCGCGCTCAGGCCGCCACCAGCTCGGCCCTCTGCCCTCCAGCACCGCTCCTGGGTCGCCTCCAATTTAAACCCGAGATCAGAGGCCCAAGGAAGTTACAGGGCTGATGTGGGGTCACAGAGGTTGCCAGGACTGGGACCCTGGTGTCCTGGCCCCTTGGGCACTGCCCTGCCCCACACCAATACCAGACATGGTGAACAATTCTTAACCTAAAACATTGGGCTGACAGGCCAGGGTCGGAGGTTGGCAGCATCTCTTCCTCCCAGGACACGCCCCTCCACTCAGGAAGCAGGTGAACACGTCCCAGTGCAGCACCACGTACTGGGCACCGGCGTCAACGTGAAGGCTACACAGACCCAGACCCTGGCACGGTGGACGCACACGAACCCACAGGCACACGGGACACTGCATCCCCGGGGGAGGGCAGCTCTCATCGGCGCTCACCGCCACACCCCCTGGAGACGGCGGAGGGCGCAGCCGCCCTCACCCGCTGGagatgtggggggaggggagcagccCCCCTCCACAGCCTGTGCTGAGCGGAGGCCGCCAGAAGACGCTGGAGCCCGCGGCCCTGCCAGTCCCTCCAGCAGCGGGCGCCTCACTCTCGCCGGGGCTCGGCCTGGCTGGCCAGGCCCAGGATGCAGGTGCTACTGGCAGAAAGACGCGGACAGAGCTGCCAAGGGTTTCGTCACCTAGTGCACCCCCCCGCCCGGCCGCAACCCGCTCCTTCAGACGCGTTCACGTCAAGCTGGGCGCTGTACCTTCTCGTGAGCTTTCCTCTGCTCAGGGTCGAAGGGGTGCAGGACGCGTAACCTACAGATCTCGCACACCTCCCCGTGCAGGTAGGCGCACGCATCCCCAAAGCGGCACTCCCCAGCGGCCGCGTAGGGGCACAGCTGCTGCCCGCCGCCGTACGAGCTGCTGGCCTCCAGGTCGTCCAGGCCGCTCCGGATGGCGTCCAGGTAAGAGTGTGGCCTCAGCTCGGGGCCGCTCTGCGCGTCGCTGCAGCCCCCAGGACCACTCCCCACGCCGGGGCAGGTCTTGTCTTCAGCCATGCCGGAGAGATCTGAAGAGAAAATGCACAGCGCACACGCTCGTGAACCCCAGCCCCACCTTTCTGGGAAGCCATCAGTCAAAACCTGACAGATGAACCCTGACTTTGGGAGTTTCACCCTTGGGAatatatggaaaaaaacaaaggccAGAGGGGAAAATGTTCAGAGTGGTATTACTTAGAACTGTAATAAAAACCAAAAAGCCATAATTGGCAACATAGGGAAATAGCAAAGCAGACggtgatatatttttataaaagaatgtGAAAGTTGCTTTTCAAAAACGGCAAGTATGGAAATGTCAACACATGGACCAGTtacactcaaaaaaaaagaaagtcgaACGGAATCCGGAATGATGTCAACAGAACCGCAGAGACTCCCTCTTCTCCAGTCGCTCTACAGTGAGGAGACGGAAGACCCAGGGCAGACTCCTGCCCTTCAGCCACCACCCACCTCTCAGCCAGGAGCCGCCGCCGCCCTGGCACACGCTCCTAACCTCCTCAGAGCGGGCAGCTATGGGATGGACCTGTTTGCTTAGTGCGGTATCTGCCTATCTTATGCTGAACAATTTTCAGAAGTAGAAACTCCTTCACCTGGTGAGAACCAGCCAATAAAACAACTACCGTTTGTAGTCTCTGACCCAGGCAAACCCTGTTCCAGGGCACAGACCACTTCCCAAACTGCGGCGGGCTGTTCTGTTTCTGAAAGTGCAACTGGCTCGGCGTTGAGGACCGAGACTGTGAACCAGCAGAGACGGGAAACAGTGAAACGTGCTTCATCAAC contains these protein-coding regions:
- the MKRN2 gene encoding probable E3 ubiquitin-protein ligase makorin-2, producing MSTKQVTCRYFMHGVCREGSQCLFSHDLANSKPSTVCKYYQKGCCAYGARCRYDHTRPSAAAGGAMGTVPHGVPSPAFHSPRPASELTSSIVKTNLHEPGKREKRTLVLRDRNLSGMAEDKTCPGVGSGPGGCSDAQSGPELRPHSYLDAIRSGLDDLEASSSYGGGQQLCPYAAAGECRFGDACAYLHGEVCEICRLRVLHPFDPEQRKAHEKVCMSAFEREMEKAFALQASQDKACSICMEVILEKASASERRFGILSSCNHTYCLSCIRQWRCAKQFENPIIKSCPECRVISEFVIPSVYWVEDQNKKNELIEAFKQGMGKKACKYFEQGKGTCPFGSKCLYRHAYPDGRLAEPEKPRKQLSSEGTVRFLNSVRLWDFIENRESRHAPTTEDVDVTELGDLFMHLSGVAPSET